In Haloplanus rubicundus, one DNA window encodes the following:
- a CDS encoding alpha/beta hydrolase, with protein sequence MSGPHQGQPLVTAGTPLDEAEAAVVLVHGRGATARSIVGMAEPFHRPGVAYLAPQANRNTWYPNPFTAPVESNEPGRTSGLRAIADAVDEAGIPTERVVLLGFSQGACLASEFVARNPRRYGGLAALSGGLIGETVDPADYEGDLEGTPAFFGCSDVDPHIPEERVHASADVFERLGADVTKRLYPGMGHTINQDESEYVAAMVADLLD encoded by the coding sequence GTGAGCGGACCACACCAGGGCCAGCCGCTCGTGACGGCTGGGACGCCCCTCGACGAGGCCGAGGCGGCCGTCGTCCTCGTCCACGGCCGCGGCGCGACGGCACGGAGCATCGTGGGGATGGCCGAGCCGTTCCACCGACCCGGCGTCGCCTACCTCGCGCCGCAGGCGAACCGCAACACGTGGTATCCCAACCCGTTTACCGCGCCGGTCGAGTCGAACGAGCCGGGGCGGACCTCGGGCTTGCGGGCCATCGCGGACGCCGTCGACGAAGCCGGGATTCCGACCGAGCGCGTCGTGCTCCTCGGCTTCTCGCAGGGCGCGTGTCTCGCCAGCGAGTTCGTCGCCCGCAACCCCCGTCGGTACGGTGGCCTCGCCGCCCTCTCCGGCGGCCTGATCGGCGAAACCGTCGACCCCGCGGACTACGAGGGCGACCTGGAGGGAACCCCCGCCTTCTTCGGCTGTAGCGACGTGGACCCCCACATCCCCGAGGAGCGCGTCCACGCGTCGGCCGACGTGTTCGAGCGACTGGGCGCCGACGTGACGAAGCGACTCTACCCGGGCATGGGACACACGATCAATCAGGACGAGAGCGAGTACGTGGCGGCGATGGTCGCCGACCTGCTCGATTAG
- a CDS encoding potassium channel family protein, translating to MPLRTRRTVYYLALVVATTMLFTLLYNVGMATWEGRPQPLYRSLEVVIQSFTTTGYGEDAPWRTPQMNLLAITMQLAGIGLILTAVDVFAVPWLRDALTPSAPTSAPDLRNHVIVCEHTPRTDAFVAELDARDRAYVLVEVDEERAGRLHEDGYRVVHGDPESTDVLRAAGIESARAVVADAADDTNASIALSARDARSDVRVITLVEDASLARYHRAAGADEVLSPRQLLGESLARQVPTTVTADVADGIEIGDVDDDFELVELTVAADSDLHGKTFGEARLRERFGVNVIGAWFDGDFRTPVGMDERLAARTRLLVAGESARIEALGAATASTVRRFGPQRIVVAGYGDSGRAAAAALADTGAELTVLDAAEASDVDVVGDARDPERLDAAGIGTASALIVTVGDDTTAIFVTLIARELNSDLHIVVRANEEDDVQKLYRAGGDYVQSLATISGRMLASTVFEDEEVLAYDKQINVVRLPAGSLVGSTIADERVRTETGCTVVAVVREGATITDIDPEAFTIETGDEVIIAGTDEATTQFERTFGV from the coding sequence ATGCCGCTCCGAACGCGCCGGACCGTCTACTATCTCGCGCTGGTCGTGGCGACGACCATGTTGTTCACGCTCCTCTACAACGTCGGGATGGCGACCTGGGAGGGTCGACCCCAGCCCCTGTATCGCTCGCTCGAAGTCGTGATCCAGAGTTTCACCACCACCGGCTACGGCGAGGACGCGCCGTGGCGGACGCCACAGATGAACCTCCTCGCCATCACGATGCAACTGGCGGGCATCGGCCTCATCCTCACCGCCGTCGACGTGTTCGCGGTGCCGTGGCTCCGCGACGCGCTCACCCCGAGCGCCCCGACGTCGGCGCCGGACCTCCGGAATCACGTCATCGTCTGTGAGCACACCCCACGGACGGACGCGTTCGTCGCGGAACTCGACGCCCGCGACCGGGCGTACGTCCTCGTCGAGGTCGACGAGGAGCGGGCGGGACGGCTCCACGAGGACGGCTACCGCGTCGTCCACGGCGACCCCGAGTCGACCGACGTGCTCCGGGCGGCGGGCATCGAGTCGGCGCGCGCCGTCGTCGCCGACGCCGCCGACGACACGAACGCGAGCATCGCGCTCTCGGCGCGGGACGCCCGGTCGGACGTGCGCGTGATCACGCTGGTCGAGGACGCGTCCCTCGCCCGCTACCACCGGGCCGCAGGGGCGGACGAGGTGCTCTCGCCCAGACAGCTCTTGGGCGAGAGTCTGGCGCGGCAGGTGCCGACGACGGTGACGGCCGACGTGGCCGACGGAATCGAAATCGGCGACGTGGACGACGACTTCGAACTCGTCGAACTCACCGTGGCGGCGGACAGCGACCTCCACGGGAAGACGTTCGGCGAGGCACGCCTGCGCGAGCGGTTCGGCGTGAACGTGATCGGCGCGTGGTTCGACGGCGACTTCCGGACGCCGGTCGGGATGGACGAACGGCTGGCGGCGCGGACGCGCCTCCTCGTGGCGGGCGAGTCGGCACGGATCGAGGCGCTGGGGGCGGCGACCGCCTCGACCGTTCGGCGGTTCGGCCCGCAACGGATCGTCGTCGCGGGCTACGGCGACTCCGGGCGCGCCGCGGCGGCCGCACTCGCGGACACCGGTGCCGAATTGACCGTCCTCGACGCCGCGGAGGCCTCGGACGTGGACGTGGTGGGCGACGCGCGCGACCCCGAGAGGCTCGATGCGGCGGGTATCGGGACGGCGTCGGCGCTGATCGTCACCGTCGGCGACGACACGACGGCCATCTTCGTGACGCTCATCGCCCGCGAATTGAACTCGGACCTCCACATCGTCGTGCGGGCGAACGAGGAGGACGACGTCCAGAAACTGTATCGCGCCGGCGGCGACTACGTGCAGTCGCTGGCGACGATCAGCGGCCGGATGCTCGCCTCCACCGTCTTCGAGGACGAGGAGGTGCTCGCGTACGACAAACAGATCAACGTCGTTCGCCTGCCGGCGGGGTCGCTCGTCGGGAGCACCATCGCCGACGAGCGGGTACGGACGGAGACGGGCTGTACCGTCGTCGCCGTCGTCAGGGAGGGCGCGACCATCACCGACATCGACCCCGAGGCGTTCACCATCGAGACGGGCGACGAGGTGATCATCGCCGGCACCGACGAGGCGACCACACAGTTCGAGCGAACGTTCGGCGTCTGA
- a CDS encoding PAS domain S-box protein has translation MSKRRVLYVGDGGGEAVEDRFAEAGAEGRTAATAAEALDRLSSEAIDGVVASTPLPDTDGINLLKRVRASHPNLPFVLFPTEGSEALASEAIGAGVTDYVSGSDGDRDRLVERVLDAIEPVPDRRAERVVDLVRTVQSALVRARTAEDIDEQVCAAIVETKPYAFAWIGEYDGSDGQVTPRASAGFEAGYLESIDVTADGSRTSRGPTGRAVESRAIETVQDISTAPEYEPWRAEALERSYRSSAAIPLHHDDTLYGVLNVYADRTGAFDPKERALLADLGETIGHAYHRVRMQELYESQYRQLFEEAPVMVALTRDTDDGPTIEDCNRQFAAKLGWSREEFRGCPLTDVYTEEATRKLLDGDGYERALAGEFVTTERTLRTRNGDRLETLLQATPRRNTDGDVVGTNALFVDLTERKRAEEVIDQAEAMEASIDGIGIIDKTGEFVYANRAHADIYGYDGPEAFVGNTWRMLYEADEIERFDDEVMPALRAGEEWRGEATGVRADGSTFPQDLSLTPLSDGGYICVVRDITERKQYERRLEGQRDNLEILNQVVRHDIRNDLQVVVGYATVLREFVDDEGREHLERVIASGRDAVEITKTAADVAEVMLSATTETKAVGLRYALTDRIDEVAETHANAILTTEGTIPDVEVPADDMLGSVFKNLLTNAVVHNDGPVREVTVSVTVDDDTATVRVADNGPGIPDARKDAIFEDGEKGLDSEGTGLGLYLVETLVDRYGGDVWVEDNEPTGAVFVVELPVVG, from the coding sequence ATGTCGAAGCGGCGGGTACTGTACGTGGGCGACGGAGGGGGCGAAGCGGTCGAGGACCGCTTCGCCGAAGCCGGTGCCGAGGGACGGACGGCGGCGACGGCCGCGGAGGCGCTCGACCGGCTATCGTCGGAGGCCATCGACGGCGTCGTCGCGTCGACCCCGCTCCCCGACACGGACGGGATCAATCTCCTGAAACGCGTCCGTGCGTCCCATCCGAATCTCCCGTTCGTTCTCTTCCCCACGGAGGGGTCGGAAGCGCTCGCCAGCGAGGCGATCGGTGCCGGGGTCACCGACTACGTTTCGGGATCGGACGGCGACCGAGACCGGCTGGTCGAAAGGGTCCTCGACGCGATCGAACCGGTGCCGGATCGCCGGGCCGAACGGGTCGTCGACCTCGTCAGAACGGTCCAGTCGGCGCTCGTGCGGGCACGGACGGCCGAGGACATCGACGAACAGGTGTGTGCGGCCATCGTCGAGACGAAGCCGTACGCCTTCGCCTGGATCGGCGAGTACGACGGGAGCGACGGGCAGGTGACGCCGCGGGCGTCGGCCGGGTTCGAGGCGGGCTATCTCGAATCCATCGACGTGACGGCCGACGGCAGTCGAACGAGCCGAGGGCCGACGGGTCGGGCGGTCGAGAGCCGAGCCATCGAGACGGTCCAGGACATCTCGACGGCGCCGGAGTACGAGCCCTGGCGGGCCGAGGCCCTCGAACGGTCCTATCGCTCCAGCGCCGCGATTCCGCTGCACCACGACGACACGCTCTACGGCGTGTTGAACGTCTACGCCGACCGGACGGGGGCGTTCGATCCGAAGGAGCGGGCGCTGCTGGCCGACCTCGGCGAGACCATCGGACACGCGTACCACCGCGTTCGGATGCAGGAGCTGTACGAATCGCAGTACCGACAGCTGTTCGAGGAGGCGCCGGTGATGGTGGCGCTGACGCGCGATACGGACGACGGGCCGACCATCGAGGACTGCAACCGGCAGTTCGCGGCCAAGCTGGGCTGGTCGCGCGAGGAGTTCCGTGGGTGCCCCCTGACGGACGTGTACACCGAGGAGGCGACGCGAAAACTCCTCGACGGCGACGGCTACGAGCGGGCACTGGCCGGCGAGTTCGTGACCACCGAGCGGACGCTCCGCACGCGAAACGGCGACCGACTGGAGACGCTGTTGCAGGCGACGCCCCGACGGAACACGGACGGCGACGTCGTGGGGACGAACGCCCTCTTTGTCGACCTGACGGAGCGCAAGCGGGCGGAGGAGGTGATCGATCAGGCCGAGGCGATGGAAGCCTCTATCGACGGCATCGGCATCATCGACAAAACGGGCGAGTTCGTCTACGCCAACCGGGCGCACGCGGACATCTACGGCTACGACGGCCCCGAGGCGTTCGTCGGTAACACCTGGCGGATGCTCTACGAGGCCGACGAAATCGAGCGGTTCGACGACGAGGTGATGCCGGCGCTCAGGGCGGGCGAGGAGTGGCGGGGCGAGGCGACGGGCGTCCGCGCCGACGGGAGTACCTTCCCACAGGACCTCTCGCTCACTCCCCTCTCGGACGGCGGCTACATCTGCGTCGTCCGCGACATCACCGAGCGCAAGCAGTACGAACGACGGCTGGAGGGACAGCGCGACAACCTCGAAATCCTCAATCAGGTGGTGCGCCACGACATCCGCAACGACCTGCAGGTCGTCGTCGGCTACGCAACCGTCCTCCGGGAGTTCGTCGACGACGAGGGGCGCGAGCACCTCGAACGCGTGATCGCGAGCGGGCGCGACGCCGTCGAAATCACCAAGACGGCCGCCGACGTGGCCGAGGTGATGCTCAGCGCGACGACGGAGACGAAAGCCGTCGGGCTCAGATACGCCCTCACCGACCGAATCGACGAAGTCGCGGAGACACACGCGAACGCCATCCTGACGACCGAAGGGACGATTCCCGACGTGGAAGTCCCCGCCGACGACATGCTGGGATCGGTGTTCAAGAACCTGCTCACGAACGCCGTCGTCCACAACGACGGCCCGGTCCGGGAGGTGACCGTCTCGGTGACCGTCGACGACGACACCGCCACTGTTCGGGTCGCCGACAACGGCCCCGGCATTCCCGACGCCCGCAAGGACGCCATCTTCGAGGACGGCGAGAAGGGCCTCGACAGCGAGGGGACCGGTCTCGGCCTGTATCTCGTCGAGACGCTGGTCGACCGCTACGGCGGCGACGTGTGGGTCGAGGACAACGAGCCGACGGGTGCGGTGTTCGTCGTGGAACTGCCCGTCGTCGGCTGA